GCACCCTGCGCTACCGCAGCCAGGGCGCCAGCCAGGCTGCCGGCCAGGCGCTGCTCCAATGGGCGCCCGGTAACGGCGCCGATCATCGACTTGCGCGACAGGCCGGCCAGTACCGGCAAGCCCAGCTCATGCTGCATGCGGGAAATGTTGCGTAGCAAGATGTAATTATGATCGACTGTCTTGCCAAATCCAAATCCCGGGTCAATCGTGACGCGCTCGTGTGCCACGCCGGCCGCACGCAAGGTGTCCATCCGCTCGCGCAGGAAGCCGATCACGTCGCCGACCACATCGGCGTAACCGGGATGTGCCTGCATGTCTTGCGGCGTACCCTGCATGTGCATCACGCACAGCGCGCAATCGCTGTCCTTGACGGCATCGACCGCACCGGGCGCGCGGAAGGCGTTGACGTCGTTGATCATGTCGGCGCCGGCGATGATGGCTTCGCGCATCACTTCCGGCTTGCAAGTGTCGATCGACAGCGGTACGCCCAGTTCGCGCAGCGCGTAGATGACCGGCATCACGCGCCGCAATTCTTCCTGCACCGGCACGGCGGGCGCGCCCGGTCGGGTCGATTCGCCGCCGATGTCGATGATGTCGACGCCATCCTTGATCATGCGCTCGGCCGCCTCGAAGGCGAACTCGAGCGACTGGTGGCGGCCGCCGTCCGAGAATGAATCGGGGGTGACATTGAGGATGCCCATCACCAGCGGACGCTTGGCGAGGTCATGGCCGAAACGGCCGCACTGCAGATATTGGCGCATGAAGAGGCAAAGCTTTGAAGCAGGAAGGCGGAAAAGCACGAAGGTTAACGTAAAAAGACACCCCGAGGGGTGTCTTTTTGTAACGCTGCCAGCTGGATCGATGTCAGGCCGGTGCCGGCGCGTTGGTGGCGACGCCACCCGAGCCGGTGTCGCTCGGCGGCGAACGCTTGGTCAGCTGTACCGAACCCGACGGCTTGGGCTCGCGGCCGGCCATGATGTCGTTGATCTGGTCGGCGTCGATGGTTTCCCATTCGAGCAGCGCCCTGGTCATGACTTCGACCTTGTCGCGGTTTTCTTCCAGCAGGCGGCGCGCCAGCGAGTACTGGGTGTCGAGGATGTTGCGGATCTCGGCATCGACCTTTTGCTGGGTGGCTTCGGAAATCGTCTTGACCGAACCGCCGAAGAAACCTTCGTTCTCGGAATCCTCGTACACCATCACGCCCATGCTCTCGGACATGCCGAACTTGGTCACCATCGAACGCGCCATCTTGGTCGCACGCGAAAAGTCGTTGGAGGCCCCGGTCGACATCTGGCCGACGAAGATCTCCTCGGCGATACGGCCGCCGAACAGGATCGAGATTTCCTCCAGCATCTTGTCCTTGTAACCAGACAGGCTGTCATGCTCCGGCAACTGCCAGGTCAGGCCCAGCGCGTAGCCGCGCGGCATGATCGTGACCTTGTGCACCGGATCGGCCTTCGGCAACAGCTTGGCGATCACCGCATGGCCCGACTCGTGATAAGCGGTGTTGCGGCGTTCTTCCTCGCGGATCACCATCGACTTGCGCTCTGGACCCATGTAGATCTTGTCCTTGGCATCCTCGAAATCGATCATCTCGACCAGGCGCTTGCTGCGACGTGCGGCAAACAGCGCGGCTTCGTTGACCAGATTGGCCAGGTCGGCGCCGGAAAAGCCCGGGGTGCCGCGCGCCAGGATGTCGGCCTTGACGTCGGTACCGATCGGCACTTTACGCATGTGCACGTTCAGGATCTGTTCGCGGCCGCGGATGTCCGGCAGGCCCACCATCACCTGGCGGTCGAAACGGCCCGGACGCAGCAGCGCCTTGTCCAGCACGTCGGCACGGTTGGTCGCGGCAATCACGATCACGCCCGACGAGGCTTCGAAACCGTCCATCTCGACCAGCAGCTGGTTCAGCGTCTGTTCGCGCTCGTCGTTACCGCCGCCCATGCCGGCGCCGCGGTGACGGCCGACCGCATCGATCTCGTCGATGAAGATGATGCAAGGCGAATGCTTCTTGGCATTCTCGAACATGTCGCGCACACGCGAGGCGCCGACGCCGACGAACATCTCGACGAAATCGGAACCCGAGATCGAGAAGAACGGCACTTTCGCTTCACCGGCGATGGCGCGCGCCAGCAGGGTTTTACCGGTACCCGGAGGACCGACCATCAGCACGCCGCGCGGGATACGGCCGCCCAGTTTCTGGAACTTGGTCGGATCTTTCAGGAAATCGACAATCTCGCCCACTTCTTCCTTGGCTTCGTCGCAACCGGCGACGTCGGAGAAGGTGATGGTATTGTTGGTCTCATCCATCATGCGCGCCTTCGACTTGCCGAACGAGAACGCCCCGCCCTTGCCGCCGCCCTGCATCTGGCGCATGAAGAATACCCAGACGCCGATCAGCAGCAGCATCGGGAACCAGGAGATGAACACTTGCTGCAGGAACGATGGCTCTTCCGGCGGCTTGACGTCGAAGCGCACGTTGTTGTCGCGCAGGTCGCCGATCAGGCCCCGGTCGAGCATGGTCGCCGTGGTACGCACCTTGCTGTCGTCCTGGCGCGTGGCCGTGATGCTCGATCCCTCGATCACCACGTCCTTGATCTTTTTCGCCTTCACGTCATCGAGCAGCTCGGAATAAGCAATGGTCTTGCTGCCGCCCGCGACACTGTGGTTGTCGAACTGCTTGAACAGCATGAACAACAGCAGTGCGACCACCACCCAGATGGCGGATTTGGAAAACATATTATTCACGAAGACTCCTCTGATGCGGATGCATCTTTTCCC
The genomic region above belongs to Massilia forsythiae and contains:
- the ftsH gene encoding ATP-dependent zinc metalloprotease FtsH, whose translation is MNNMFSKSAIWVVVALLLFMLFKQFDNHSVAGGSKTIAYSELLDDVKAKKIKDVVIEGSSITATRQDDSKVRTTATMLDRGLIGDLRDNNVRFDVKPPEEPSFLQQVFISWFPMLLLIGVWVFFMRQMQGGGKGGAFSFGKSKARMMDETNNTITFSDVAGCDEAKEEVGEIVDFLKDPTKFQKLGGRIPRGVLMVGPPGTGKTLLARAIAGEAKVPFFSISGSDFVEMFVGVGASRVRDMFENAKKHSPCIIFIDEIDAVGRHRGAGMGGGNDEREQTLNQLLVEMDGFEASSGVIVIAATNRADVLDKALLRPGRFDRQVMVGLPDIRGREQILNVHMRKVPIGTDVKADILARGTPGFSGADLANLVNEAALFAARRSKRLVEMIDFEDAKDKIYMGPERKSMVIREEERRNTAYHESGHAVIAKLLPKADPVHKVTIMPRGYALGLTWQLPEHDSLSGYKDKMLEEISILFGGRIAEEIFVGQMSTGASNDFSRATKMARSMVTKFGMSESMGVMVYEDSENEGFFGGSVKTISEATQQKVDAEIRNILDTQYSLARRLLEENRDKVEVMTRALLEWETIDADQINDIMAGREPKPSGSVQLTKRSPPSDTGSGGVATNAPAPA
- the folP gene encoding dihydropteroate synthase: MRQYLQCGRFGHDLAKRPLVMGILNVTPDSFSDGGRHQSLEFAFEAAERMIKDGVDIIDIGGESTRPGAPAVPVQEELRRVMPVIYALRELGVPLSIDTCKPEVMREAIIAGADMINDVNAFRAPGAVDAVKDSDCALCVMHMQGTPQDMQAHPGYADVVGDVIGFLRERMDTLRAAGVAHERVTIDPGFGFGKTVDHNYILLRNISRMQHELGLPVLAGLSRKSMIGAVTGRPLEQRLAGSLAGALAAVAQGARIVRVHDVAETVDALKVWQAATTDNR